Proteins from one Kiritimatiellia bacterium genomic window:
- a CDS encoding uroporphyrinogen decarboxylase family protein has translation MEGREIVRRAIEFDTPPRLPFFLGGAWSGKLSAKIKNFPNDVCDCWEMDRQENGWFFDNPAQDDWGCKWEKTDLANMGQVAGHPLEDWSGLRTFRPPNPRNPFYFDRIADGIKDAKGRYVVITSHFNLFERLHMLHGFARTLEDFYLEPEKTHKLLDMILEFKTALIAEAARRFGGEIHGILLTDDWGTQSNTFVSKDVFREFFFERYKRLFASIHGHGWHVILHSCGKINDFVPLFIELGVNVLNMQQPQTYGIKEFGKSFAGKICFLTTVDIQATLPKEDTEAVRTEVRELVANWSTPAGGFIVFNYGDSEAIGTTDSIAEVMFREFYDLRNYWKGKNASGTNAGGVRRRA, from the coding sequence ATGGAGGGCAGAGAAATAGTGCGCAGGGCGATTGAATTTGACACGCCGCCGCGGCTTCCATTTTTTCTGGGAGGCGCATGGAGCGGCAAACTTTCCGCAAAAATAAAGAATTTTCCCAACGATGTCTGCGATTGCTGGGAAATGGACAGGCAGGAAAACGGGTGGTTCTTTGATAATCCGGCGCAAGATGACTGGGGTTGCAAATGGGAAAAAACGGACCTTGCCAATATGGGACAGGTGGCGGGCCATCCGCTGGAAGACTGGAGCGGGTTGCGGACTTTTCGCCCCCCCAATCCGCGCAACCCCTTCTATTTTGACAGAATCGCAGACGGCATCAAAGACGCAAAGGGACGTTACGTGGTCATCACAAGTCATTTCAATCTCTTTGAACGCCTTCACATGCTGCACGGATTTGCCCGGACCCTGGAGGATTTTTATCTTGAACCGGAGAAGACACACAAACTTCTTGACATGATACTTGAGTTCAAAACCGCGCTCATTGCCGAAGCCGCCCGGCGGTTCGGCGGGGAGATTCACGGCATATTATTAACGGATGACTGGGGCACGCAAAGCAACACGTTTGTGTCAAAGGATGTGTTCAGGGAATTTTTCTTTGAAAGGTACAAGCGATTATTCGCTTCCATTCACGGGCATGGCTGGCACGTAATCCTCCACAGTTGCGGAAAAATCAATGACTTTGTGCCCCTGTTTATTGAGCTTGGCGTGAACGTGCTCAACATGCAGCAACCGCAAACATACGGCATTAAGGAATTCGGAAAATCTTTCGCCGGCAAGATTTGTTTTCTAACCACGGTTGACATTCAAGCCACTTTGCCAAAAGAAGACACGGAAGCGGTGCGGACGGAAGTCAGGGAACTCGTCGCGAACTGGTCAACGCCCGCAGGGGGGTTCATTGTGTTTAATTACGGCGATTCCGAAGCTATCGGAACAACCGATTCCATCGCCGAAGTCATGTTCAGAGAATTCTATGACCTTAGAAACTACTGGAAAGGAAAAAACGCAAGCGGAACGAATGCAGGCGGCGTCCGCCGGCGGGCCTGA
- a CDS encoding PilT/PilU family type 4a pilus ATPase produces MRTILKRAVELNASDIHLKPDRAPFFRINGQLMAGDLPVIPAGDLGVLLEKIVPGHLKGTAEPLHEMDFSYVEENIGRFRVNAFISRGLPALTFRYVKERIPSLEELHLPPVLKKLAQADSGMIMVCGATSTGKSTTLAALVDLINKNQCCRIITVEDPVEYVFKDEKSFITQREVGLDTVSFHAALKHVVREDPDVIVIGEMRDHISFSVALSAADTGHLVLSTLHVNSAAYAVHRVLDFFPHAERDQVRITLANYLVAALCQRIVPAAAGGILPVVEIMINTPTVRKLIMENQLDTLPAAIETGNEEGMQTFNQVLYGLVRGGEITEEVALANSPRPEALRMNLQGIFLDEGKRILG; encoded by the coding sequence ATGAGAACTATTCTTAAGCGCGCGGTTGAACTGAATGCATCCGACATCCATCTCAAGCCGGACCGCGCGCCCTTTTTCAGGATCAACGGCCAGCTCATGGCCGGCGATTTGCCCGTCATCCCGGCCGGCGATCTCGGCGTTTTGCTTGAGAAGATTGTGCCCGGCCATTTGAAAGGAACGGCCGAGCCGCTGCATGAAATGGATTTTTCATACGTTGAAGAAAATATCGGCCGTTTCAGGGTAAACGCTTTCATTTCGCGCGGTCTGCCGGCCCTCACGTTCCGTTATGTAAAAGAGCGAATCCCAAGCCTTGAAGAACTGCATCTGCCGCCGGTGCTGAAAAAGCTTGCCCAGGCGGACAGCGGGATGATCATGGTTTGCGGCGCCACCAGCACGGGAAAATCAACAACCCTGGCGGCCCTCGTGGACTTGATAAATAAAAACCAGTGCTGCCGGATTATCACGGTTGAGGATCCCGTGGAATATGTTTTCAAAGACGAAAAATCATTTATCACCCAGCGGGAGGTCGGGCTTGACACCGTCTCCTTCCATGCCGCGCTGAAACACGTCGTGCGCGAAGACCCCGACGTCATTGTCATCGGCGAGATGCGCGATCATATCAGTTTTTCAGTGGCCTTGTCCGCGGCCGATACCGGTCATCTTGTCTTAAGCACGCTGCATGTCAATTCCGCCGCTTATGCGGTGCACCGTGTCCTTGATTTTTTCCCCCACGCTGAGCGCGACCAGGTCCGCATAACCCTGGCCAATTATCTGGTGGCGGCTCTCTGCCAGCGGATCGTGCCTGCGGCGGCGGGCGGCATTCTGCCGGTTGTTGAAATAATGATCAATACGCCGACCGTGCGCAAGCTGATCATGGAAAATCAGCTGGACACATTGCCGGCCGCGATTGAAACCGGGAACGAGGAAGGCATGCAGACTTTTAATCAGGTCCTGTACGGTCTTGTCCGCGGCGGCGAGATTACCGAAGAAGTCGCCCTGGCCAATTCGCCCCGGCCCGAGGCGCTGAGAATGAACCTGCAGGGCATATTCCTGGACGAGGGCAAGCGCATCCTGGGTTGA
- a CDS encoding glycerate kinase, with amino-acid sequence MNILIVPNSFKGCLSAALAGAAIAAGVRKVVPSAEIRIMPLSDGGDGLLDACRLCLGGEEIAADTFDALGRPIRAPWLKAGATAIIEMAQASGLARLAGPEEYNPLTASTFGTGCLMAKALDCKCRQIVVGLGGSATVDAGCGLAAALGFKLPDKNGKQIPPGGGSLHLLDKIVVERRDRRLRSAEIICLTDVRNPLLGPQGAARVFGPQKGAIPAQVELLEKNLARWAGIARRDLGRDVAEVPGAGAAGGAGAGCAAFFGALPRSGAEWIGEKVGLERILAAADVVFTGEGRLDSQTAFGKIPAYVGRLGRKHGKRVVALAGAVEEGACPASTGITECRCINPRGISLREAFRDAEKNLALAAGEVMMELIDSPGNQRR; translated from the coding sequence ATGAATATCCTGATTGTCCCCAACAGCTTCAAGGGTTGTTTAAGCGCCGCTCTGGCCGGCGCGGCCATTGCCGCCGGCGTTCGCAAAGTCGTTCCCTCCGCCGAAATCAGAATTATGCCGCTTTCGGACGGCGGCGACGGCTTGCTGGATGCCTGCCGCCTTTGTCTCGGCGGCGAGGAAATTGCCGCCGACACCTTTGATGCGCTCGGCCGGCCGATCAGGGCTCCCTGGCTGAAGGCGGGGGCAACCGCCATCATTGAAATGGCGCAGGCCTCCGGCCTGGCGCGGCTGGCCGGTCCGGAAGAATATAATCCCCTGACAGCTTCAACCTTCGGCACGGGTTGTCTGATGGCAAAGGCGTTGGATTGCAAATGCCGGCAGATAGTGGTTGGGCTCGGCGGCAGCGCCACGGTTGACGCCGGTTGCGGCCTGGCCGCGGCGCTTGGTTTTAAATTGCCGGATAAAAACGGGAAACAGATACCGCCCGGCGGCGGCAGTTTGCATTTGCTGGATAAAATCGTTGTTGAGCGCCGCGACCGGCGCTTGCGGTCGGCGGAGATAATCTGTCTGACTGATGTCCGCAATCCTCTGCTCGGACCACAGGGGGCGGCGCGGGTGTTCGGCCCGCAAAAAGGGGCGATTCCCGCGCAGGTGGAATTGCTGGAGAAAAATCTTGCGCGCTGGGCCGGAATTGCCAGAAGAGACCTCGGCCGGGACGTTGCGGAAGTCCCCGGCGCGGGAGCGGCCGGCGGCGCCGGCGCCGGCTGCGCCGCTTTTTTCGGGGCATTGCCGCGCAGCGGGGCGGAATGGATCGGGGAAAAAGTTGGTCTTGAGCGGATCTTGGCGGCGGCCGACGTTGTCTTTACCGGCGAGGGCCGGCTTGATTCGCAGACCGCTTTCGGCAAAATACCGGCCTATGTCGGCCGGCTGGGGCGGAAACATGGCAAGCGCGTCGTGGCGCTTGCCGGTGCGGTGGAAGAAGGGGCATGCCCGGCTTCAACGGGCATTACCGAATGCCGGTGTATCAACCCGCGCGGGATTTCATTGCGGGAGGCTTTTCGCGACGCGGAAAAAAACCTTGCGTTGGCGGCCGGGGAGGTTATGATGGAACTTATTGATTCCCCGGGAAACCAGCGGCGATAA
- a CDS encoding LptF/LptG family permease yields the protein MKIVDKYIFGQFIVPFIYCLLAFSMLFVIADLFDHLSDFIEARTPLPDVLRYYLFVMPSLLVYIVPISLLLGLLYSLWQLSRHNELTALRACGVSFYRIAAPILLVGLVVSMLISVLQETVAPHSTYWAWQFVNQQKKSGDFAASHASDLPYKNDDQRRIWLIRRFDLANYDMQGVRVVQQRPDGSDMEVVLAEEAKFFDGRWWLFNMSVQKYDFYNNPVGAPTHEPLRQMVEWNETPDDFMHEVKNMEFLSARDLGRFLATRKNLSDKTRARILVDLHARLAMPWTCLVVVLFGIPFGVRTARRGALIGVIFALLTFFSFYFLMTFGQWLGKEQFLVPVVSAWMPNIFFLLLGSLLMLRTR from the coding sequence TCTCTCCGATTTTATTGAGGCCCGGACGCCTCTGCCGGATGTGTTGCGGTATTATCTCTTTGTCATGCCGTCTCTGCTGGTCTACATCGTCCCCATTTCGCTGTTGCTGGGATTGCTTTACAGCCTCTGGCAGTTGAGCCGCCACAACGAATTGACCGCGTTGCGCGCCTGCGGCGTCAGTTTTTACCGTATTGCCGCGCCCATATTGCTGGTCGGCCTCGTCGTCAGCATGTTGATCAGCGTTTTACAGGAAACCGTCGCGCCCCATTCCACTTACTGGGCCTGGCAGTTTGTTAACCAGCAGAAAAAAAGCGGCGATTTTGCCGCCAGTCATGCGTCCGATTTGCCATATAAGAACGATGATCAGCGGCGCATCTGGCTGATTCGCCGGTTTGACCTCGCGAATTACGACATGCAGGGCGTCCGTGTTGTCCAGCAGCGCCCGGACGGGTCCGACATGGAAGTGGTTCTGGCGGAAGAGGCTAAATTTTTTGACGGACGATGGTGGTTGTTCAACATGAGTGTTCAGAAATATGATTTTTACAACAACCCCGTCGGCGCTCCGACCCATGAGCCGTTGCGCCAGATGGTTGAGTGGAATGAAACCCCCGATGATTTCATGCACGAGGTCAAAAACATGGAGTTTCTTTCCGCCCGCGACCTGGGCCGTTTCCTGGCCACCCGCAAAAACCTTTCGGATAAAACCCGCGCCCGCATTCTGGTTGATTTGCATGCCCGGCTGGCGATGCCCTGGACATGCCTGGTGGTCGTCCTCTTCGGCATTCCGTTCGGCGTGCGCACGGCCCGCAGGGGCGCGCTGATCGGGGTAATCTTTGCCCTGCTCACTTTTTTTTCGTTTTATTTTCTGATGACTTTCGGCCAGTGGCTCGGCAAGGAGCAGTTTCTGGTCCCGGTTGTCAGCGCGTGGATGCCTAATATTTTCTTTTTGTTGCTTGGAAGTTTGTTAATGCTGCGGACGCGCTGA